TTTGCCAACTTTGCACTAGGCATATGCATTGATGACNNNNNNNNNNNNNNNNNNNNNNNNNNNNNNNNNNNNNNNNNNNNNNNNNNNNNNNNNNNNNNNNNNNNNNNNNNNNNNNNNNNNNNNNNNNNNNNNNNNNGTTCAGATAAGTTCACCTTAATCTGTGCTCATTTTGATTATGTAACCGCTTTGTGCGGTCCTTTAAGAGAACTGAATCACTTGTTTGACCCATTTCTTACTCTTCgtaattatttatgtattattttagtttgttttggatttgttgttgaGAATCCCACCCCATTTTCGTTTTTGGGATTactcattctctcttccttttggaTCAAGAATGGGAAGGGTCCTTCCTTGTAACTGtgttccttattcaattaaaaaaaaaaaaatgactgtTCACTCAGGCTCTGGCAACCTAATGAAGTTGGACAGTAAATCTCTCTTAGATGCAAACGAGCTTGAGCAGGAAGTGAGAGCCAATCCTTTTCTAGTCTACAGTTTAGGGACATCCAATCTTCATATGTAGACAATTtcacaacaattttattaataaatagtGATACGGTAGCTCATCCATTACTACATTTTATGCAGAAATGTTATTCAACCTTTCTTCCTGCCGCAGCAGATAGCCAAAAGCAGTACACATTTTGTCTCAGCTAGACATGAGAGAGCATTGTTGCACCCTAACTAGTGCTGAACTGAAGACCAAGCATTTGCATCAATCCAGTTAAAAGCTATAGGGCTCAGAAAAGCACCAGGGATGCCAAAGGAACTGACCACAGCAAGTGCATGTGGTCGTACTTCACTACACAGTTTTGTCACTTCTTTCCTGACTGCCGCAGCATGATCTGTCGATAAGTAGCCATATCTTAGGAAAGCAGCATCTTCTTCCAAGCAAATCAAGGCATACATGGATCTCAAGAGACTTAAGATATCCTGCAGGAAAAGCACAAAAACATATTCAGCAACTACATTAGTAATTTATTTGCTATCAACAAAACCAATTCCCTTTTCATCCGATTTTACATCTATAGTAAATGGATAAACTATACTTAACCCACCTCAATGTACATAACAGGACAATAAAGAACTGATTTTAGAGATACAATACCAATTAAATATCCTCACAGAATTGATCAAAGCAGAAACTATTGCAGACAATACATAAGAATCAATTATTAAGAATTACCTTCAGTGAACCAGCAGGTACAGTGGCCTCAGCCTCTATAAAGGTTTGCAGTAGTGCACGTTCTGTGAAAGCTCTACCCAAGTCTTCTGCTAGCTGATAACTCTGGTGCAGATACGGGTAAACAacaatatgagagagagagagagagagagagagaaaaaactGCAACTTCAGTAACAGAAGCAAGTTCTCACCAAAATGAAGGCATACTCTTTGCTTTCTCCCTGTGCTTGGTATTGTGATATTTCAGCAGCAAATCGATTCAGTAAATCCCGCTCTCTTAAGCATAATGCGTCATTCTGATGTAGACAAGTGGTGAGAAATCTATAAATTTAAACATCACTAACACACGGTGCAGGAAAAGTAGCTAAATCATATTACCTGGAATTTGCTGCACCTAAGGGTAGAACTTGTAAGCTGAGATGGAATGACAGGGCATGGATTATTCATGTGTTCTAACCCCATTCCTTTAAAAGGTTTGTTTCTCTTCTTAGCTGCTATGTATTCTGCAAGCAGTGCCTTGCTGACCTGAGTAAGCATATTTATCCAATCAGTTTAACTGCTTCAGACAGAATTCCACTAAAGTAAAACAGAGTAGTATAATACTTAAATTTAGCAGGATAATCTTCTGTAAttcaaagtataaaaaattaatagcgaATTAAACAgtaaatattctttttaagtGTTGTTCATTAGTAATGAAAGTATAAATTGAATCACATAATTAATGCTTTGtctgtttcgacgtaaaatgaaaGTAGATTAGCACATAAGCAATGGTCCTGTGGTTGTACGCTGATTTGAAAGGAAGAAACTCAaattcgaaaaatagtttatggttttaaaaaaggaaaaccatttTACAGAAATTAAAGAAGCTTTTCTGGttaaaccaaaaatgttttctgtttgactattattttctaTCCCATCAAACACcgcaaaatacaaaaaaaaaaaattcaaaaactcattttacgccgaaacaaatAGAGCCTAAGATTCAACCAATAGTTATGAGCTATGGTCAGTTCCAGATACATTACTAATTGATTAATGGAAACTAAGGGATATGTTAACCATAATGAATTTAGAAACAAGTTCAACATCGTTGTGAGAACGCAAAGCCCAAGCTGGCTCCTTGCAGTCACGACTGCATGAATAACACTTATGAAAGGCCACCATTCTACCATCCATTTAAGTAGATTAGCACATAAGCAATGCCTCACATGCCATGAACCATGTccctttgtttgttttgttttattttgaggTCACCCTCCCAGACAACTCATGTCAGAAACCAACACGTCCATTCTTTGTGCAGTAAATTTcataatggaaaaaaaaaaaaaaaaaatagtatactTGATATACCTGCTGCATCAGAACATTGTTGTCACCCTCAAAAGTGGACTGCACATCATATTCACTTTTCATATGACCGATACGATTTTCAGTCTTCAGACCTTGTCCTCCACAGGCTTCACGACATTCCTGATACATTCATTAATTGAATTTTAGTGAAGTCAATTTATAGATATAGCCAACTTCAAATATAGTTGCAGTTCTGACCTGAAGAGTTCTCATATTGTGCCAAGTGAAAGTTGCCTTGTATGCACTTGAAATGACATGGACAATTTTATTAAACTCCGGCGTTCTCTTCACATATATCTTTTTCAAGTCATTTCCAGCAAAACTCATCGCATATCTGTAGCCCATgggaaaaaataacaataagtcAGAACAATGTCAGTTGTTACAGTACAACAGTTAACCTAATTTACATACCAAATATTACTAAAGCCATCAGGCCATTTATATTCATGATCTAAAAGCTGAATGTCAATTATTTACTATGTATGAGATAGAAGATGCTTACAACAAAGATTAAGCCCAACTTAATTTTTCAATGAGATAACGCTTAGGATAAATCATCGTTTGTGTCACAGAAGCATTAAGGCTATTTCACTCCGATACAGAAAATACCAATAGCATTAGGATGGTTGTATCCAAAACCATAAGTGGAATGTTTATAAATCACTATGCTCAATAAGAAGGGACTTTACTCCAAGATCAAACACCAACATACTTAATCGCTTACAGAAGAACTGTACTGTACTATCAATTTAACCCCTCATATGTTCACACAAAAAATGCAAGTAAAGTAACTATACAAGGCTTCCCAGACCAGGAAAGCTAGTTACAGTATGAAATTATACCTCATGCATTGTAATTGGAAGAGCAGGAGAGAAGTTTCTATCATAAATGAGTTTCAAAAGGATTTGGTTACCAGAATGGCATTGATCATATACATACGTCTTCGCAAGCAGAGGCAACAGTCGACGTTGATGACTTGGGTAATCAAGCAAAAGGACTTCAGGCCCATTTGGTGTGACAGAGAAGGCCCGCCTTGTCAATGAGTACCTTATGGCAATCGCTAAGCTGATCTGATAGGAAAAGAATGATATAATATCAATGATAAACAGAGTTTGCTAGAAGTTGCATGAACCCCACaattccacattttttttttcattccatcTTCTTTTTGGTAAGCCACAATAACACTCAAATGCAAGATTGGCTTACATACAGAAACAGCTAACCATGCTTCAAATATATACATTACCTTTGACGAATAAATTGCAGCAAGTGCAATATTCACACGGCCTGATGTCAAAGGGGCCAAGAATGCTGCAAATCTCTGAAAAAAGCAATTACATTTGAGGGAatgttcataaaatatataattaaatcacTAAACAATATCTGCTGCTATATGATAGAGAGAACATGGCCAGccaaaccaaaaagaaaagaagtagtTGGATAATATAATAGAAGATATTATCTATTTGGAAAGATAATCACCTGATCTGGGTTTTCTATTGCACTTAAATATTTCCCATCTGGTGAAACATCAGCTACTGAATTCAATAAATTCTCTCTAGGGATTCGTACATTGTCAAAcctgaaaaacattttcaaagatTTGAGCTATATATTTGTACTGTATATTGGAtaaaagaatttcataatgacaGTTATTTAAAGATAATGTAATGTCTAGCAACAAAAAGTGTAATTATTACCAGATTCGACCGTTGTCAACACCATTTAAACCAATTTTATGACCGCAATCTGCTATTCGAATGTTTGGACAGACATTTCCATCTGCATCCCTAATCTGGGCTATAAATGCATGAACTCCTTGATTCTTCCCATTTATATTGAGCTGAGAAAAGACTATTGTGTGCGTCGCATGCTAAACATCAATAGAAGAATAGTGTGTTAGTGTAAACAAATATGAAGCAGGAGTTGTATAAGCAGTAGAGTAAACATTGATATGggacaagaaagagaaatgaatcaagaaaataaagttcaaaaaatcaTTACTTTAGCTGCCCCCCCGATCCAATACTTCTGAGCGGATTCACAGGGAGTGTTAATGACAAACTCTCCAGTGTTAGAATCATAAGTGGTGACTGTTTCAATTCCTCGAACCTAAAATTATTAGCCCAGGAAACAGTTAGTGAAAACTAACAAAAGAGTGCAGAAGGTAACATGAACAGGGATGACTTCCCAAACTAATTAAACAACCTTCACATACATTACTCCCATGCCCCAATTCAGACATCGCAAAGCAACCCTTGATCACATAATTTTCAGTGTCTGTAAGCCACTTGTCATGATGCCGCTTTGTGCCAAAGAACTGGATGGCACCACCCCTGTAAAGAGACAATGTAATGAATCTAAAAAATCGTTCTTTGATAATCCAACAACCATATCAACTACAACTGACAAGCCCATACCCGTAAATTATGTTCAATAACtgtactcatttttcttttaccaGTTCTTAAGCAACCAAATGGAGGTTAAGGCAACAAACAGCATTCAGTCTCAACCCGTTCAAAAACCCCATAATCAATGAACAAAAATTCTATTAGGCTGCAGTTAGTTGCATACAGTTGGAttcctctgttttttctttttctttttttgttttggttaaattatttttgaagaaaaaaaaaaaaacacttggcTCTGCCCGCAAATTTCATACAATCCTGATCCAGTTCCACTCATCCTAAAGTCCATTGCAGCCAAGAATCTTTAATCCCaagcaaacaaaatcaaaagttaGAGACACTAAATGCGAATAAGTTTGAtataaatatcatttatttcaaaagcttacaataattgaaaataaagaattaaattattttaattaatattctaacaagcTTCCCGAATATAATTGAATATACATTTACTTAGATACCTTGTTAATCCCAAAGTTAAGGTAATGGCAAACATATActgttacagtaaattaacttaatctcttatatctccaaaattttactccGTACGTAATCTtccctcattttcatcttccttaGCCACTTCACAAAATGCGACTGTCAAATTCTCACAAAATCCTCCCAAATTGTCacgaggaagatgaaaatgagagagggtTACACACGGAGTAAAATGTTGGAAATAGAAGAAATTAGATTAATTTAGTGTAGTAGTATGATATGACACAATAATAGattctaatttaattttaaaagcatcTAGTTAGAAGAGAGATAAGATAATCAGTGTCTCTCTAGGCTCCTAAAACCCTagaggagaagaaaacaaattccaAGTCTAGACGGCTGTGGAAGGTGGTGACATAATCGTAGGGTGTAGTAAACGGGTTGAAAGCTTCAATGGAGGAAGACCTGTCCAGATTGTGGGGAAACCTCTCCCTGACGGAGGAtgaggaggtggaggtggagatTAAGAGTGAAGCTTTGGCCGGGATTGTCTCCAGAGGACGATCCTGTTTAGTGGGGAAGCTACTTACTGAAAGGTTTATTGGAAAAGATATAATCAGATCACAACTAATACGGTGGTGGAAACCTACGGGCAGACTAACTCTCAAGGTCGTCGGGGAAAACACGTTCTTAATCGATTTCGAGCACTACTGGGACAAAACTCGAATTCTCGAGGGATGTCCTTGGGTGATCGAAGGGAATGTATTCTCAGTGGCAGATTTCGATGGAGTCACTCCGTTGGAGCAGATCGATTTTGTGAAGGTGGCGTTTTGGGTGCGGATGTACAA
This window of the Corylus avellana chromosome ca5, CavTom2PMs-1.0 genome carries:
- the LOC132182824 gene encoding acyl-coenzyme A oxidase 3, peroxisomal-like — encoded protein: MLFVALTSIWLLKNWGGAIQFFGTKRHHDKWLTDTENYVIKGCFAMSELGHGSNVRGIETVTTYDSNTGEFVINTPCESAQKYWIGGAAKHATHTIVFSQLNINGKNQGVHAFIAQIRDADGNVCPNIRIADCGHKIGLNGVDNGRIWFDNVRIPRENLLNSVADVSPDGKYLSAIENPDQRFAAFLAPLTSGRVNIALAAIYSSKISLAIAIRYSLTRRAFSVTPNGPEVLLLDYPSHQRRLLPLLAKTYAMSFAGNDLKKIYVKRTPEFNKIVHVISSAYKATFTWHNMRTLQECREACGGQGLKTENRIGHMKSEYDVQSTFEGDNNVLMQQVSKALLAEYIAAKKRNKPFKGMGLEHMNNPCPVIPSQLTSSTLRCSKFQNDALCLRERDLLNRFAAEISQYQAQGESKEYAFILSYQLAEDLGRAFTERALLQTFIEAEATVPAGSLKDILSLLRSMYALICLEEDAAFLRYGYLSTDHAAAVRKEVTKLCSEVRPHALAVVSSFGIPGAFLSPIAFNWIDANAWSSVQH